The window TGGAGAAGGGCCAGCGCGACCGCCGCACGAACTACTACACGCTCACCCGCCGCGGCCGACGCGAGATCGAGGCCCGCACCGAGTGGGAGACGCAGTACGTCGACCACTGACCGGTCGGTAGCGTCGTCGGTCTCGGTTCTCGCTCCTCTCCACCGCCCGCTCTCTTCGTTCTCCCCTGCCCCTCACTGCCTCTCGCCCTCTTCTCAGCCTCTCGCCCTCTTCTCAGCCTCTCGCCCTCTTCTCAGCCTCTCGCCCTCTTCTCAGCCTCTCGCCCTCTTCTCAGCCTCTCGCCCTCTTCTCAGCCTCTCGCCCTCTTCTCAGCCTCTCGCCCTCTTCTCAGCCTCTCGCCCTCTTCTCAGCCTCTCGCCCTCTTCTCCGCCTCCCGTCGCGTCTCGCGAACTGCAGTTGGAGGTTTCTCCAACGACCGAGCGATCGCCTCGGCTTTATTCCGCGGGCGTGCGACGCGTCACCATGGATCGCCACACGGCCACGCCCGACGTCACGGACCTCCCGGGCGATCGCGCGCGAGAGTGGGTCGACTACCACCACGAGTCGGCCGCGCCGAGCACGTACGTCTACGAGTTCGTCTGGGACCGCACCGCGCCCGCCGAGGGCCCCTTCTGCACCGACGTCGACGGCAACGTCCTCATGGACTTCACGAGCCACGTCGCCGCCGCGCCGCTCGGCTACAACAACCCGTTGATTATGGAGCCGCTCTCCGAGTTCGACCTCGTCGACCCGCTGAAGATCGCGGGCCAGGACTTCTACGTCGCCGGCGGCGAGTCGCCCGGCGACGGGCTCCCGGGGTCGTCCGGGCTGATGGAGCGGCTCACCGAGGTCACCGCCCACTACGACATGGACACGGTCTTCCTCTCGAACTCCGGGGCGGAGGCGGTCGAGAACGCGATCAAGATCGCGTACGACGACTCCGGCGGCGCCAAGCACGCGATCACGTTCGACGGCGCGTTCCACGGGCGGACGCTCGGAGCGCTCTCGCTCAACCGCTCCAAGTCCGTCTACCGCCGGGAGTTCCCGGAGATCAGCGGCGTCCACGACGCCCCGTTCTGCGAGGACCGGTCCTGCACCCCCGAGACCTGCTCGTGCGGCTTCTTCGCGGGCGGCGTCTCCCGGCTCCGCGAGAAGCTCGACCCCGAACGCGGTCACGTCGACCCCGACGACGTGGCGTACCTCATCCTCGAACCGATCCAGGGCGAGGGCGGCTACCGGTTCCCCTCCGACGCGTTCACCGACGAGATCGCGGCCTTGGTCGACGAGCACGACATCACGCTGATCGCCGACGAGATCCAGTCCGGGGTCGGCCGCACCGGGGAGCTGTGGGGCGCCGACCACTACGCGCTCGAACCGGACGTGATCTCCAGCGCGAAGGGGCTCCGCGTCGGCGCGACGATCTCCCGCGAAGACGTGTTCCCCGAGGAGACGAGCCGGCTCTCGTCGACGTGGGGCGCCGGCGACGTGCTCGCCTCCGCACAGGGCGCGCTCACGCTCGACGCCATCCGCGAGCACGACCTCATGGACAACGCCACCGTCCGGGGTCGACAGTTCAAAGAGACGATGCGCGACGCCGACCTCCCGGGCGTGACCGACGTCCGCGGGAAGGGACTGATGCTCGCGGTCCAGTTCGACTCGACGGAGCGCCGCGACGCGGTCCTGACGGGGGCGTTCTCCCGCGGGCTGCTCACGCTGGCGGCCGGTCACGACGTGCTCCGGGTCCTCCCGCCCCTCGACGTCACCGAACGCGAGATCGAACTCGGCTGCGACCTGTTGACCGCCGCCATCGCCGACGCGGCCTGAGGGGACGCCCGAGCGGCCACCTCACCGCTCCGCGTACCACTCCGCGAACTTCTCCAAGGCGCGGCCGCGGTGCGACACCGCGTTCTTCCGGTCGGTGTCCATCTCGGCGAACGTCTCGCCGTCGTGCTCGAAGATCGGGTCGTAGCCGAAGCCGCCCCCGCCGCGCGGCGCGACGATCCGGCCGGGGACGTACCCTTCGAACAGCTTGACGGGGAGAGGCTCGGCGTCGTCGCGCTCGCCGGCCGCGTCCGCGTCGCCGTCCGCGTCCGGACCCGCCGCGGCGGCCGCGTTCCGGTCCCCGCGGTCGACCGGGTCCGGGCTCGCGGCGAACTCGTCGCCGTCGCAGTAGCCGAGCACGCAGCGGAACGCGGCCCGGCGGTCGTCGAGGTCGGCCGCGATCTCGTGGACCCGCTCGATCCCGAGCGTCTCCTCGACGTACGAGGAGTACGGGCCGGGGAAGCCGTCGAGCCCCTCGACGAACAGCCCCGCGTCGTCGACGAGCACCGCCCCGCCCGCGTGGCGGTACGCCTCCCGAGCGCCGCGGGCGGCTATCGGTCCGAGCTCCGCGGCCTGTATCTCCGGGTAGTCGAAGTCGAGCCGCTCCACCGAGCCGTCCGGGAGGTAGCGCTCCGCCTCGCGCACCTTCCCCGGATTCGTCGTCACGTATCTGAGCACGGATCCGCGTGGGAGCGGCCGGAACGAATAGCCGTCGGTCGCGGTCGCCGCCGCGGTCGACCCGATCGACGGACCGCCGGCAGTACGTTTTTGGTGATTCGTCGAAATCCCCCGCGTATGTCCCTCCCGACGTTCGAGAAAAATCGGCTGATAGGGCTCGTTGCGGTCCTCTCGTTCGGGCTCACCTCGTTGTTCGCCGTCCTCCTCCCGGGGGCGCTGGGGCCGCTGATCCCCGCCACGTTCATCCTCGGCTTCTTCGTGATCATCCCGCTGGTGGCGCTGCTCGGCGAGGACTTCCCGCTCGTCGAGTCCGGGGAAGCGGCCGGTGAGTCGGTCTCGGCGCCCGCGACGACCGGGGATCCCCTGGAGACGCTCCGTGAGCGGTACGCGACCGGCGAGATCGGCGAGGAGGAGTTCGAGCGCCGACTCGACCGACTGCTGGAGACCGAGGAGTTGGAGGGGCGAATCGACGCCACCGCCGCGGACCGACGCGAGTCCCGCGACCGCCGCGAGCGCGAGACGGAACTGGAGTAGCGGACGGGAGAGCGCGGGGTCGGTGACGGAGCGCGGCGTCCGCGTCGCGGGCAGCCGACCCGCCCGCCCGCCGCCGCCTCGCGAGGGACACCCTCTTAAGAGGCGACCGTTAGGAACGGACGGACATGCTGATCGCCGGAACCGTCATCGCCGACCCCGCGACCGTCGTCCCCGACGGCGCGGTCGTCGTCGAGGGCGCGACGATCGCCGCGGTCGGCGACGCCGCCGCCCTCCGCGAGGAGTATCCCGACCACGAGCGCCGCGAGGTCGACATCGTCGCGCCCGGCCTGATCGGCGGCCACGTGCACTCGGTGCAGTCGCTCGGACGCGGGATCGCCGACGACGCCTCCCTCCTCGACTGGCTGTTCGACGCCGTGCTCCCGATGGAGGCCGCGATGGACGCCGAGGCGACCCGCGCCGCCGCCGAGCTGGGCTACCTGGAGTGCCTCGAATCGGGGACGACGACCGTCGTCGACCACCTCTCGGTCAATCACGCGGAGCAGGCGTTCGAGGCCGCGATCGAGACCGGGATCCGCGCGCGGCTCGGGAAGGTGCTGATGGACCGCGACTCGCCGGACGGCCTGCTGGAGGGCACCGACGCCGCGCTCGCCGAGAGCGAGGCGCTCATCGAGGAGTACCACGGCGCCGCCGGCGGGCGGGTGCGCTACGCGGTCACGCCCCGCTTCGCCGTCACCTGCAGCGAGGCGTGTCTGCGGGGCTGCCGCGAGCTCGCCGACCGCCACGAGGGCGTGACGATCCACACTCACGCCAGCGAGAACGAAGAGGAAATCAGGGCGGTGGAGGCCGACACGGGGATGCGGAACGTCCTGTGGCTCGACGAGGTCGGGCTCACCGGACCGGACGTGACCCTCGCGCACTGCGTGCACACGGACGAGCGCGAGCGCGAGGTGCTCGCCGAGACGGACACGGTCGTCACCCACTGCCCCTCCTCGAACATGAAACTCGCCTCCGGGGTCGCCCCGGTCCACGACTACCTCGACCGGGGGATCGCGGTCGCGCTCGGCAACGACGGGCCGCCCTGCAACAACACGCTCGACCCCTTCACCGAGATGCGGCAGGCGAGCCTCCTCGGGAAGGTTGACGCTCGCGACCCGACCCGGCTCCCGGCCGCGACCGTGCTGGAGATGGCGACCACGAACGGCGCGCGCGCCGCCGGCTTCGACCGCCTCGGCACCCTCCGCGAGGGCCAGCGCGCGGACGTGATCGGGCTCACCGCCGACCGCACGCGCGCCACGCCGGTCCACGACCCGCGCTCCCACCTCGTGTACGCCGCCCACGGCGACGACGTGGTCTTCACCATGGTCGACGGCGACGTCCGGTATGACGACGGCGAGCACGTCGGGATCGACGCCGACGCCGTCCGCGAGCGCGCCACCCGAGAGGCGAAGCGCGTGGTCGAGGCGGCCGGCATCGACGCGGCCGAATCGTCGCTCCTCGCGGGCGACGCCGCCGACCGTTTATAAACGAACGCGGCTGGCGCCCGCAAAACGGGCTTGATCCGCGCAAACTCGGACTGAGGATCTCCCTTTTATACCCGTGCGGGGCGCCTTCGGTGACTCACCATGACGGACCCATCGCGGACGACAGGCGGCGACCGATCTCAGGGCACTCCCACCGACGGCTTCGGGCGA is drawn from Halorubrum sp. CBA1229 and contains these coding sequences:
- a CDS encoding aminotransferase class III-fold pyridoxal phosphate-dependent enzyme, which translates into the protein MDRHTATPDVTDLPGDRAREWVDYHHESAAPSTYVYEFVWDRTAPAEGPFCTDVDGNVLMDFTSHVAAAPLGYNNPLIMEPLSEFDLVDPLKIAGQDFYVAGGESPGDGLPGSSGLMERLTEVTAHYDMDTVFLSNSGAEAVENAIKIAYDDSGGAKHAITFDGAFHGRTLGALSLNRSKSVYRREFPEISGVHDAPFCEDRSCTPETCSCGFFAGGVSRLREKLDPERGHVDPDDVAYLILEPIQGEGGYRFPSDAFTDEIAALVDEHDITLIADEIQSGVGRTGELWGADHYALEPDVISSAKGLRVGATISREDVFPEETSRLSSTWGAGDVLASAQGALTLDAIREHDLMDNATVRGRQFKETMRDADLPGVTDVRGKGLMLAVQFDSTERRDAVLTGAFSRGLLTLAAGHDVLRVLPPLDVTEREIELGCDLLTAAIADAA
- a CDS encoding non-canonical purine NTP pyrophosphatase; translation: MLRYVTTNPGKVREAERYLPDGSVERLDFDYPEIQAAELGPIAARGAREAYRHAGGAVLVDDAGLFVEGLDGFPGPYSSYVEETLGIERVHEIAADLDDRRAAFRCVLGYCDGDEFAASPDPVDRGDRNAAAAAGPDADGDADAAGERDDAEPLPVKLFEGYVPGRIVAPRGGGGFGYDPIFEHDGETFAEMDTDRKNAVSHRGRALEKFAEWYAER
- a CDS encoding SHOCT domain-containing protein, whose product is MSLPTFEKNRLIGLVAVLSFGLTSLFAVLLPGALGPLIPATFILGFFVIIPLVALLGEDFPLVESGEAAGESVSAPATTGDPLETLRERYATGEIGEEEFERRLDRLLETEELEGRIDATAADRRESRDRRERETELE
- a CDS encoding 5'-deoxyadenosine deaminase, coding for MLIAGTVIADPATVVPDGAVVVEGATIAAVGDAAALREEYPDHERREVDIVAPGLIGGHVHSVQSLGRGIADDASLLDWLFDAVLPMEAAMDAEATRAAAELGYLECLESGTTTVVDHLSVNHAEQAFEAAIETGIRARLGKVLMDRDSPDGLLEGTDAALAESEALIEEYHGAAGGRVRYAVTPRFAVTCSEACLRGCRELADRHEGVTIHTHASENEEEIRAVEADTGMRNVLWLDEVGLTGPDVTLAHCVHTDEREREVLAETDTVVTHCPSSNMKLASGVAPVHDYLDRGIAVALGNDGPPCNNTLDPFTEMRQASLLGKVDARDPTRLPAATVLEMATTNGARAAGFDRLGTLREGQRADVIGLTADRTRATPVHDPRSHLVYAAHGDDVVFTMVDGDVRYDDGEHVGIDADAVRERATREAKRVVEAAGIDAAESSLLAGDAADRL